One Campylobacter concisus DNA segment encodes these proteins:
- a CDS encoding TolC family protein codes for MKKILLALLPLALLGSNLSEIANKATQNEISKIKELELKRANLNDEATSSAYLPSLSLEGSYGKNASTFPSIVAKESAGVLARIDFLLYDGGAREARLKMNQLLKNKAAIASDEAKNYLAFKAVNLYFNACALENIIAAKNAQANFLKGVLDKLEKANKAGLAAKDELENVRAKYHLANSTQLEYKNKMEQILNEINLLTGEQISPLSGAKMAEIGSNLASKNAELDRLNQDIFISEAKLSETRAGFLPQIMLYDTYGFYKNNYDIDLGKYNAYRPYLDKYLKEDTHGNKFGVSFRWKIFDFFATSKMSQASKIALDEARLNLEYKKRENETKLKNLQNEIATLSSKIASLNEYVKASDLALRASFEKYSSGLLGYSDLLEALSQKFDAISLFEGAKDELEIKKAEYFFESGESILERIRD; via the coding sequence ATGAAGAAAATTTTATTAGCACTTTTGCCTTTGGCACTGCTTGGGTCAAATTTGAGCGAGATAGCAAACAAAGCCACTCAAAACGAAATTTCAAAGATCAAAGAGCTTGAGCTAAAAAGAGCAAATTTAAATGATGAAGCGACATCAAGCGCCTACTTGCCAAGTCTTAGTTTAGAGGGCTCATACGGCAAAAACGCAAGCACCTTTCCAAGTATAGTCGCTAAAGAGTCAGCTGGAGTGCTAGCAAGGATCGATTTTCTACTATACGACGGCGGGGCGAGAGAGGCTAGGTTAAAGATGAACCAGCTTTTAAAAAATAAAGCCGCCATCGCAAGTGATGAAGCTAAAAATTACCTTGCTTTTAAGGCTGTAAATTTATACTTTAACGCCTGCGCGCTTGAAAATATAATAGCTGCCAAAAACGCTCAGGCAAATTTCTTAAAAGGCGTTTTAGACAAGCTTGAAAAGGCAAATAAAGCAGGACTTGCCGCAAAAGATGAGCTGGAAAATGTGCGGGCAAAATACCACTTGGCAAACAGCACGCAGCTTGAATACAAAAACAAAATGGAGCAAATTTTAAATGAGATAAATTTGCTAACAGGCGAGCAAATTTCGCCACTTAGCGGGGCAAAAATGGCTGAGATTGGCTCAAATTTAGCTTCAAAAAACGCCGAGCTTGACAGGCTAAATCAAGATATTTTTATAAGCGAAGCTAAGCTTAGCGAGACAAGAGCTGGCTTTTTGCCCCAAATCATGCTCTATGACACCTATGGGTTTTACAAAAACAACTACGACATCGACCTTGGCAAGTATAACGCTTATCGCCCATATCTTGATAAATATCTAAAAGAAGATACGCACGGCAATAAATTTGGCGTTAGCTTCAGGTGGAAAATTTTTGACTTTTTTGCCACTAGCAAGATGAGCCAAGCTAGCAAGATCGCGCTTGATGAAGCGAGGCTAAATTTAGAGTATAAAAAGCGTGAAAACGAGACAAAACTTAAAAATTTACAAAACGAGATCGCAACTCTTAGCTCAAAGATCGCCTCGCTAAATGAGTATGTAAAGGCGAGCGATCTAGCACTTAGAGCGAGCTTTGAGAAGTATAGCTCAGGGCTTTTAGGATATAGCGACCTGCTTGAGGCGCTTTCACAAAAATTTGACGCCATTAGCCTTTTTGAAGGGGCGAAAGATGAGCTAGAGATCAAAAAAGCGGAGTATTTTTTTGAAAGCGGGGAGAGCATTTTAGAGAGGATTAGGGATTGA
- a CDS encoding efflux RND transporter periplasmic adaptor subunit produces the protein MKKILFLMIFCVFSFAGEEIFADFEVYAKQSSKLAFESSGKVDKIFVDVSSHVKKGDTLASLDQTSLEIALKKAKNDLALAKNAKEFAKSTFNKFNQVKDVTSKQEFDEVKYKFDEAALRVESAQIAILNADDHLKKAVLKAPFDGVIASKNVELGESASPLQPAFILNSEEVKILIAIDEKYVNLVKIGDMFKFKLDATSEEKELKIALIHPEIKRETRKFYAEAYDVGMKPGMFGQGKVIIGENK, from the coding sequence TTGAAAAAGATACTTTTTTTGATGATATTTTGCGTTTTTTCATTTGCAGGGGAGGAGATTTTTGCTGATTTTGAAGTCTATGCCAAGCAAAGCTCAAAGCTTGCATTTGAGAGCAGCGGCAAGGTAGATAAAATTTTTGTAGATGTCTCAAGCCACGTTAAAAAGGGCGATACTTTAGCTAGTCTTGATCAAACAAGCCTTGAGATCGCTCTAAAAAAGGCAAAAAACGACCTAGCGCTTGCCAAAAATGCCAAAGAATTTGCTAAAAGCACTTTTAATAAATTTAACCAAGTAAAGGACGTCACCTCAAAGCAAGAATTCGATGAGGTAAAATATAAATTTGACGAGGCAGCTCTTAGGGTGGAGAGTGCCCAGATCGCCATTTTAAACGCAGATGATCATCTTAAAAAGGCCGTTTTAAAAGCTCCTTTTGATGGCGTCATAGCTAGTAAAAATGTCGAGCTTGGCGAGAGTGCTTCGCCGCTTCAGCCAGCCTTTATCTTAAACTCCGAAGAGGTTAAAATTTTAATAGCGATCGATGAAAAATATGTAAATTTAGTAAAAATAGGCGACATGTTTAAATTTAAGCTTGACGCAACAAGTGAAGAAAAAGAGCTAAAAATCGCGCTCATTCATCCAGAGATAAAAAGAGAGACTAGAAAATTTTACGCCGAAGCTTACGATGTGGGGATGAAGCCAGGCATGTTTGGTCAAGGAAAAGTGATAATCGGCGAAAATAAATGA
- a CDS encoding efflux RND transporter permease subunit, whose translation MIKTAINRPITTLMIFLSLVVFGIYSLKTMNVNLYPQVNIPIVKITTYANGDMNYIKTKITQKIEDEVSSIEGIKKLYSTSFDNLSVVSIEFELNKDLESATNDVRDKMQKARVGANYEIEKLNGLSSSVFSLFITRLDGNETRLMQEIDDVAKPFLERISGVSKVKTNGFLEPAVKILLDRFKLDKNALSANEVANLIKVENLKAPLGKIENEQIQMAIKSNFSAKSIDEIRNLTIKQGVFLKDIASVDLAYKDANEAAIMDKKSGVLLGLELAPDANALTVIALAKSKLDQFKSLLGSEYDVKIAYDKSEVIQKHIDQTAFDMILGVLLTIVIVYLFLRNFSITIISVVAIPTSIVATFFIINALGYDINRLSLIALTLGIGIFIDDAIVVTENIASKLKDEPNALKASFAGIKEIAFSVFAISLVLLCVFVPIAFMSGIVGKYFNSFAMSVAAGIVISFFVSIFLVPTLSARFVNAKESKFYIKSEPFFEALENGYEKLLTLALKFKLIFLAITLAVVVCSFGLAKFVGGDFMPSEDNSEFNIYFKLDPSLSLQASKERLKDKISLINADPQVAYAYFILGYTDAKQPYLVKAYVRLKELKDRANHERQNAIMQRFRDKLKSDDMSVIVADLPVVEGGDVQPVKLTITSENGKELEKFVPKISKMLKEINDATDVNSPEEDLLKRVQISIDEDKAKRLNLDKASVASAVYSAFSQNEVSVFENENGKEYELYMRLDDKFRSDTNDILKTKIRSNEGFFVTLGDVATISFEQKPASISRFNRADEIKFLANTKNNAPLNSVANEISKKLDEILPANFKYKFLGFVELMDDTNASFIFTVSASAVLIYMVLAALYESFLLPFLIMLAMPLAFCGVVIGLFISGNPFSLFVMVGVILLFGMVGKNAILVVDFANHFANSGMEANEAVKMAAKKRLRAVLMTTFAMIFAMLPLALSRGAGYEANSPMAISIIFGLISSTLLSLLVVPVLFAWVYNLDKFIRKFYERERI comes from the coding sequence ATGATAAAAACAGCCATAAACCGCCCCATAACTACGCTTATGATATTCTTAAGCCTTGTTGTCTTTGGCATCTACTCGCTAAAGACGATGAATGTAAATTTATATCCGCAAGTAAATATCCCGATAGTAAAGATCACGACCTACGCAAATGGCGATATGAACTACATCAAGACAAAGATCACGCAAAAGATCGAGGACGAGGTCTCAAGCATCGAGGGGATAAAAAAGCTTTACTCAACTAGCTTTGACAACCTAAGCGTGGTAAGTATCGAATTTGAGCTAAACAAAGACCTAGAGAGCGCTACAAACGATGTCCGCGACAAGATGCAAAAGGCGAGAGTTGGCGCAAACTACGAGATAGAAAAGCTAAACGGGCTCTCTTCTTCTGTATTTAGCCTCTTTATCACAAGGCTTGATGGCAACGAAACTAGGCTCATGCAAGAGATCGACGACGTGGCAAAGCCATTTTTAGAGCGCATAAGCGGCGTTTCAAAGGTCAAGACTAATGGCTTTTTAGAGCCAGCGGTTAAAATTTTACTAGATAGATTTAAGTTAGATAAAAACGCCCTTAGCGCAAATGAAGTGGCAAATTTGATAAAGGTTGAAAATTTAAAAGCGCCACTTGGCAAGATAGAAAATGAGCAGATCCAAATGGCGATCAAGTCAAATTTCAGTGCCAAAAGCATAGATGAGATAAGAAATTTAACGATCAAACAAGGGGTCTTTTTAAAAGATATCGCAAGCGTTGATCTCGCTTACAAAGACGCAAACGAAGCAGCGATAATGGATAAAAAAAGTGGTGTCTTGCTGGGTCTTGAGCTAGCTCCAGACGCAAACGCTCTAACCGTGATCGCTCTAGCTAAGTCAAAGCTAGATCAGTTTAAAAGCCTGCTTGGCAGTGAATACGACGTAAAAATAGCTTATGATAAGAGCGAAGTGATACAAAAGCACATCGATCAAACCGCCTTTGATATGATCCTAGGCGTCTTGCTGACCATCGTGATTGTATATCTGTTTTTAAGAAATTTCTCGATCACTATCATCTCAGTCGTAGCGATACCAACTAGCATCGTAGCGACATTTTTCATCATAAATGCCCTAGGCTACGACATAAACCGCTTAAGTCTTATAGCGCTGACCCTTGGCATCGGAATTTTCATCGACGATGCGATAGTTGTCACTGAAAATATCGCTAGCAAGCTAAAAGATGAGCCAAATGCCCTAAAAGCAAGCTTTGCAGGCATAAAAGAGATAGCATTTAGCGTCTTTGCGATCTCGCTCGTGCTGCTTTGCGTATTCGTGCCAATAGCCTTTATGAGTGGCATCGTTGGCAAGTACTTTAACTCATTTGCGATGAGCGTAGCAGCTGGCATCGTCATCTCGTTTTTTGTGAGTATATTTCTTGTGCCAACGCTTAGTGCTAGGTTTGTAAATGCTAAGGAGAGCAAATTTTATATAAAGAGCGAGCCATTTTTTGAAGCGCTTGAAAATGGCTACGAGAAGCTTTTAACTTTAGCGCTTAAATTTAAGCTCATATTTTTAGCTATAACGCTTGCGGTCGTTGTTTGCTCGTTTGGGCTGGCTAAATTTGTAGGCGGTGACTTCATGCCAAGCGAGGACAACTCGGAGTTTAACATCTACTTTAAGCTTGATCCCTCACTTAGCCTGCAAGCTAGCAAAGAGAGGCTAAAAGATAAAATTTCACTCATAAACGCCGATCCTCAGGTCGCTTATGCCTACTTCATCCTTGGCTACACAGACGCCAAGCAGCCTTATCTTGTAAAAGCTTACGTTAGGCTAAAGGAGCTAAAAGATAGAGCCAATCACGAGCGGCAAAACGCTATCATGCAGAGGTTTCGCGACAAGCTAAAAAGTGATGATATGAGCGTCATTGTAGCTGATTTGCCAGTGGTTGAAGGTGGCGATGTGCAGCCAGTTAAGCTTACTATCACCTCTGAAAATGGCAAAGAGTTAGAGAAATTTGTGCCAAAGATCAGCAAGATGCTAAAAGAGATAAATGACGCAACGGACGTAAATTCGCCCGAAGAAGATCTGCTAAAACGCGTGCAAATTTCTATAGATGAAGATAAGGCTAAGAGGCTAAATTTAGACAAAGCCAGCGTTGCAAGCGCCGTTTATAGCGCATTTAGCCAGAACGAGGTCTCTGTTTTTGAAAACGAAAATGGCAAAGAGTATGAGCTTTACATGCGTCTTGATGATAAATTTAGAAGCGATACAAATGATATCTTAAAGACCAAAATAAGAAGCAATGAGGGCTTTTTTGTCACACTTGGCGATGTGGCGACGATTAGTTTTGAGCAAAAGCCAGCTAGCATTTCAAGGTTTAATAGAGCCGATGAGATCAAATTTCTAGCAAATACCAAAAATAATGCTCCGCTAAATAGCGTGGCAAATGAAATTTCAAAGAAGCTTGATGAAATTTTGCCAGCAAATTTCAAGTATAAATTTCTTGGATTTGTCGAGCTCATGGACGATACAAACGCTTCGTTTATCTTTACAGTAAGCGCTAGTGCGGTGCTTATTTACATGGTGCTTGCTGCGCTTTATGAGAGCTTTTTGCTGCCATTTCTCATCATGCTTGCCATGCCGCTTGCCTTTTGTGGCGTGGTGATCGGACTTTTTATAAGCGGCAATCCATTTAGTCTATTTGTCATGGTTGGCGTCATCTTGCTCTTTGGCATGGTTGGTAAAAACGCCATCTTAGTCGTTGATTTTGCAAACCACTTTGCAAATAGCGGCATGGAGGCAAACGAAGCTGTGAAAATGGCTGCTAAAAAGCGACTAAGGGCTGTTTTGATGACCACCTTTGCGATGATATTTGCCATGCTGCCTCTTGCACTTAGCAGGGGTGCTGGCTATGAGGCCAACTCGCCTATGGCTATAAGCATCATCTTTGGGCTCATTAGCTCGACTTTGTTAAGCTTGCTTGTCGTGCCAGTGCTTTTTGCATGGGTTTATAATCTTGATAAATTTATAAGAAAATTTTATGAAAGGGAGAGAATTTGA
- a CDS encoding TolC family protein, which yields MKKILAVLLFALPLWAGNLLEIIALAQSAKLESLKEFNKNEYINKNKSNKLNLSLDGRYTFVPDELKGGYMTKAGSITAKVEYLIFDGGASEASDKILDHKGVEKIYKDEELMNLTAFQVAKVYFNAVALNSLINLETKFVDSFAKAAAENEFWFEYGEIDKSEFDAINFTLNKKRAELDELGLKLAELNSRINLLSNGEIGFNAGSKIVMPDFSKDDLSAKLGAMEQEKYIKEQENEKQKSKFAPKIYLKDTQSVNNNSFKKGERTTSQMAEAYADANKPRVEFEWKLPDSLSLSKQSQTKRIEEQKAALDLSDEENRIMARLKDLRGVIEGLSARLNLDSLKQDNLDSDFNDLLNGYLSGKVKFEQFLFVSEKNFSDRANFILNGDLLELNKLEYFFECARNINEVVIE from the coding sequence TTGAAGAAGATTTTGGCGGTTTTGCTCTTTGCTTTGCCCCTTTGGGCTGGAAATTTACTAGAGATCATCGCTCTGGCGCAAAGTGCGAAGCTTGAGAGCTTGAAAGAATTTAATAAAAATGAATATATAAATAAAAACAAGAGCAACAAGCTAAATTTATCCCTTGATGGCAGATATACCTTTGTGCCTGATGAGCTAAAGGGCGGATATATGACAAAGGCTGGATCGATCACGGCAAAGGTCGAGTATCTCATCTTTGACGGCGGTGCTAGCGAGGCTTCGGATAAGATTTTAGACCACAAGGGCGTGGAGAAAATTTACAAAGATGAAGAGCTGATGAATTTAACCGCTTTTCAGGTCGCAAAGGTCTATTTTAATGCTGTTGCGCTCAATTCTCTTATAAATTTAGAGACAAAATTTGTTGATAGCTTTGCTAAGGCTGCGGCTGAAAATGAATTTTGGTTTGAGTATGGCGAGATAGATAAGAGCGAATTTGATGCGATAAATTTCACTCTTAATAAAAAAAGAGCCGAGCTAGACGAGCTTGGGCTTAAGCTAGCCGAGCTAAACTCAAGGATAAATTTACTCTCAAACGGCGAGATCGGCTTTAATGCTGGCTCAAAGATAGTGATGCCTGATTTTAGCAAGGATGATCTAAGTGCCAAGCTTGGGGCGATGGAGCAGGAAAAATATATAAAAGAGCAAGAAAATGAGAAGCAAAAGAGCAAATTTGCTCCAAAAATTTACCTAAAAGATACGCAAAGTGTGAATAATAACAGCTTTAAAAAAGGCGAGAGGACGACTTCGCAGATGGCTGAGGCATACGCTGATGCGAACAAGCCTAGAGTGGAGTTTGAGTGGAAGCTGCCAGATAGCCTAAGCCTCAGCAAGCAAAGCCAAACTAAGCGCATAGAGGAGCAAAAGGCCGCGCTTGATCTAAGCGACGAAGAAAACAGGATAATGGCTAGGCTAAAGGATCTAAGAGGCGTGATAGAGGGCTTGAGTGCTAGGCTAAATTTAGACTCGCTAAAGCAAGATAACCTTGATAGCGACTTTAATGACCTGCTAAATGGCTATCTTAGCGGCAAGGTAAAATTTGAGCAGTTTTTATTTGTGAGCGAGAAAAATTTTAGTGACAGGGCAAATTTTATCCTAAATGGCGATCTGCTCGAGCTAAACAAGCTTGAATACTTTTTTGAGTGCGCAAGAAATATAAATGAGGTGGTGATAGAATGA
- a CDS encoding EamA family transporter gives MNKLIFVTILWAFSFSLIGEFLAGKVDSYLAVFVRVALASMVFLPFTKFRGISPKLALGIMAIGAVQIGLMYLCYYNSFLYLSVPEVALFTIFTPFYVTLIYDAFSFKFRPLYLFSVGVAVFGALIIKYGAINEGAIKGFLLVQGANICFGAGQSAYKALLERYDVDQKKVFGYFHFGAFFVAVIALITLGNPAKFHVDLTQTLVLLWLGIVASGLGYFMWNKGACEVDSGVLAIMNNALIPAAIIVNLVFWQKDANLTRLILGAAIMYISLLIHNKIMKFYGVKAV, from the coding sequence ATGAATAAACTGATCTTCGTGACCATTTTATGGGCATTTAGCTTTAGCTTGATAGGCGAGTTTTTAGCGGGCAAAGTAGATAGCTACCTAGCCGTTTTTGTGCGCGTGGCACTTGCTAGCATGGTCTTTTTGCCATTTACGAAATTTCGCGGCATCAGCCCCAAGCTCGCCCTTGGCATAATGGCGATCGGAGCGGTGCAAATAGGGCTTATGTATCTTTGCTACTACAACTCGTTTTTGTATCTAAGCGTGCCTGAAGTCGCACTTTTTACCATTTTCACGCCGTTTTATGTGACACTGATCTATGATGCGTTTAGCTTTAAATTTAGACCGCTTTATCTCTTTAGCGTTGGCGTGGCGGTCTTTGGCGCGCTTATCATCAAGTATGGCGCGATAAACGAAGGGGCGATAAAGGGCTTTTTGCTAGTGCAAGGGGCAAACATCTGCTTTGGAGCAGGGCAGAGTGCGTATAAGGCGCTTTTGGAGAGATATGACGTGGATCAAAAAAAGGTCTTTGGCTACTTTCACTTTGGAGCGTTTTTTGTGGCTGTCATAGCGCTCATAACCCTTGGTAATCCAGCTAAATTTCACGTTGATCTAACGCAAACTTTGGTGCTTTTGTGGCTTGGCATAGTCGCTAGCGGGCTGGGGTATTTTATGTGGAACAAAGGGGCTTGCGAGGTCGATAGTGGCGTGCTTGCCATAATGAACAACGCCCTCATACCAGCTGCTATCATCGTAAATTTAGTTTTTTGGCAAAAGGACGCTAACCTAACAAGGCTCATTTTAGGCGCTGCGATAATGTACATCTCGCTACTAATTCACAATAAAATCATGAAATTTTACGGCGTAAAGGCTGTGTGA
- a CDS encoding ComEC/Rec2 family competence protein, which yields MPKSRRVFYFLLLCLLLFCLNLALKFHEYNAFMELGEQDIVGKVSVNFTKEKNGKKRQIIRIDTSNFSFYTTASKKDEISLYDVVALSVQPIDVSFMDYLSGTFYMPSYDRAVIKRDESLRQRAINFISAQHENAKISQLYSALFFGTNVFGELRDDVSNWGVAHLIAISGYHLGVISAVCFFLLKFVFKPIYARYMPYRSYIFDFTIAVFLVLCFYFYMIGFIASFLRAFLMSVAGFYMICKKIKILNFYTLFGVILFSVALFPQLLFNVGFYFSFLGVFYIYVYLLYFAPKFSLLANSLLLNLYVFFAMEVAVLYFFPLISLLQLSVLAINYLFGVFYPLSFLLHLFGYGGIFDEILSKILAFRLSSGSLHISTFVFLLYNAITILCVKFKSLALLPPLFGVVAFLLFLLNFS from the coding sequence TTGCCAAAAAGCAGGCGTGTATTTTATTTTCTCCTGCTTTGCCTTTTGCTTTTTTGTCTAAATTTAGCGCTTAAATTTCATGAATATAACGCTTTTATGGAGCTTGGTGAGCAAGATATCGTTGGCAAAGTAAGCGTAAATTTCACCAAAGAGAAAAATGGCAAAAAGCGCCAAATCATCAGGATCGACACTTCAAATTTTAGCTTTTATACAACCGCTTCTAAAAAAGATGAGATCAGCCTTTATGATGTCGTGGCGCTTAGCGTTCAGCCAATAGACGTTAGCTTCATGGACTATCTTTCTGGCACATTTTACATGCCTAGCTACGATAGAGCCGTTATCAAAAGAGATGAGAGTCTAAGGCAAAGGGCTATAAATTTCATCTCCGCCCAGCACGAAAACGCTAAAATTTCGCAACTTTACTCAGCGCTCTTTTTTGGCACAAACGTCTTTGGCGAGCTAAGAGATGACGTCTCAAACTGGGGCGTGGCGCACCTCATCGCCATTAGCGGCTATCATCTTGGCGTTATAAGCGCGGTTTGCTTTTTTCTTTTAAAGTTCGTTTTTAAGCCCATCTACGCAAGATATATGCCTTACCGCTCATACATTTTTGACTTTACGATCGCCGTATTTTTGGTGCTTTGCTTCTATTTTTACATGATCGGCTTTATAGCAAGCTTTTTGCGGGCATTTTTGATGAGCGTGGCTGGCTTTTATATGATCTGCAAAAAGATAAAGATATTAAATTTCTACACACTTTTTGGCGTTATCTTATTTAGCGTCGCCCTATTTCCGCAGCTTCTTTTTAATGTTGGCTTTTATTTTTCATTCCTTGGCGTCTTTTATATTTACGTCTATCTTTTATACTTTGCGCCCAAATTTAGCCTGTTAGCGAACTCGCTACTTTTAAATTTATATGTCTTTTTTGCGATGGAGGTTGCCGTGCTTTACTTTTTCCCGCTCATTAGCCTCTTGCAGCTTAGCGTGCTAGCTATCAACTACCTATTTGGCGTATTTTATCCACTAAGTTTTTTACTTCATCTCTTTGGATATGGCGGCATTTTTGATGAAATTTTAAGCAAAATACTAGCTTTTAGACTAAGCTCTGGTAGTCTTCACATAAGCACATTTGTCTTTTTACTTTATAACGCCATCACGATTTTATGCGTTAAATTTAAATCACTAGCTCTACTTCCGCCACTCTTTGGCGTGGTAGCGTTTTTGCTTTTCTTGCTAAATTTTTCGTAG